A portion of the Gemmatimonadota bacterium genome contains these proteins:
- a CDS encoding TolC family protein — MLYVRLFLLIWAVFVFGCSPRSANLTLPFEPPKAFSSHASHAPSERWWTAFGDARMDSLVNRALQSNFNLETAWHRLRSAQAVVDREGAGRFPTLEVSGRGEVQRPDSENNAQIRLGITSEYEIDLWGRIRSGVDAARYRMRATEADYQTAALSLSAEVVRTYFQLIEAQSQHELFEHQIETNQQVLSLIRARFGSGQIRSVDILRQRQLIESTREQQIATESRIEVLEHQLAVLSGYAPQDGIVYTHHALPDLPPLPDTGLPVELIQRRPDVKRAYNLLLAADRDVAVAISNRYPRLSLTALASGDDRGCLFKDWVGNLIGNLLLPVIDGGERGAEIKRNQANKSAQLSAYGQTVLTAFAEVENALVQEQKQVERIASLEAQVALVRQTYDQLRLEYLNGISDYLDVLTALTNEQRLRRGLISAKLDLLEFRIALYRALAGGFEIARNNING; from the coding sequence ATGCTATATGTTCGCTTGTTTCTTTTGATCTGGGCCGTGTTTGTTTTTGGGTGTTCGCCCAGGTCTGCAAATCTTACCCTTCCTTTTGAACCTCCCAAAGCTTTTTCCAGTCATGCCTCACATGCGCCTTCTGAACGGTGGTGGACCGCTTTTGGAGATGCGCGTATGGACAGCCTGGTCAATCGCGCATTGCAGTCCAATTTCAATTTGGAGACGGCGTGGCATCGGTTGCGAAGTGCACAGGCTGTTGTGGATCGCGAAGGGGCTGGTCGGTTTCCAACGCTGGAAGTATCCGGGCGCGGTGAGGTTCAACGTCCCGATTCTGAAAATAATGCGCAGATCCGTTTGGGCATCACGTCCGAATACGAAATAGACCTGTGGGGGCGAATTCGTTCGGGTGTGGATGCCGCGCGTTATCGAATGCGGGCGACTGAGGCGGATTATCAGACTGCGGCATTGTCGCTTTCAGCAGAGGTCGTGCGTACTTATTTTCAGTTGATAGAAGCACAAAGTCAGCACGAACTTTTTGAGCATCAGATCGAGACCAATCAGCAAGTGCTGAGTCTGATTCGAGCGCGTTTTGGCAGTGGGCAGATTCGCAGTGTGGATATTTTGCGACAAAGGCAATTGATCGAATCCACACGCGAACAACAAATCGCGACAGAATCCAGAATCGAGGTATTAGAACACCAACTCGCTGTTTTGTCGGGCTATGCCCCTCAGGATGGAATTGTCTATACGCATCACGCCTTGCCAGATCTGCCACCTCTGCCGGATACGGGTTTGCCTGTTGAGTTGATTCAGCGGCGTCCAGATGTCAAAAGGGCTTATAACCTGCTGCTGGCGGCGGATCGCGATGTGGCGGTTGCTATCAGCAATCGGTATCCGCGTTTGAGCCTGACAGCATTGGCATCGGGTGATGATCGCGGTTGTCTGTTTAAAGATTGGGTGGGCAATCTGATAGGCAATCTTTTGCTACCTGTTATCGATGGTGGTGAACGGGGGGCAGAAATCAAGCGCAATCAAGCCAACAAAAGCGCGCAACTATCGGCTTATGGACAGACGGTTTTGACGGCATTTGCCGAAGTGGAAAATGCATTGGTTCAAGAACAAAAACAGGTTGAACGCATCGCGAGTCTCGAAGCGCAGGTCGCTCTGGTGAGGCAGACGTATGATCAGTTAAGGCTGGAGTATTTAAATGGCATCAGCGATTATCTCGACGTACTTACCGCGCTGACAAACGAACAGAGGCTCCGGCGAGGGTTGATCTCTGCGAAACTCGATTTGCTGGAATTCCGCATTGCGCTTTATCGGGCGCTCGCAGGTGGTTTTGAAATTGCTCGTAATAACATAAACGGATAG
- a CDS encoding phytanoyl-CoA dioxygenase family protein: MTNEQALTKRRELVESGYTIVPGVMDTDLLHRLRTWSDRIFERVTVPHKIRYQGSDIFVNTERRWREGTPTAENRFPDPIAAEIIDQPAQLKACRQIGLENLVSDDTVIILSKPGYGPPLYWHQDFMKWQSPEAATPWPIRIFLSYYLTDTTRENGCLRMIPGSHRKRHELHDILPKAHGSEIQAIDDLTHPAFADYPEAIDIPLNAGDLVIADARVLHGAWPNQTAERRTLLLAWHDVFSFPNPPSWWDGDVPEEVRNANPSSEYEKSHEFRTPSHYLT; this comes from the coding sequence ATGACGAATGAGCAGGCGCTGACAAAGCGGCGGGAGTTGGTCGAATCGGGCTATACCATCGTACCTGGTGTGATGGATACGGATCTGCTGCACAGGCTCAGGACATGGTCCGACCGCATCTTCGAACGCGTGACAGTTCCCCACAAAATCCGGTACCAGGGCAGCGATATCTTCGTCAACACGGAACGCCGATGGCGTGAGGGAACGCCGACAGCCGAGAATCGGTTTCCCGATCCGATCGCCGCGGAGATTATCGATCAGCCTGCGCAACTCAAAGCCTGCCGACAAATTGGGCTCGAGAATCTCGTATCGGACGACACCGTGATCATCCTGTCCAAGCCCGGATATGGTCCGCCCCTCTACTGGCATCAGGACTTCATGAAATGGCAGAGCCCCGAGGCCGCGACGCCCTGGCCGATACGCATCTTCTTGTCCTACTACCTGACGGACACCACGCGCGAGAATGGATGCCTGCGCATGATCCCCGGCAGCCATCGGAAACGCCACGAACTGCACGACATCCTGCCCAAAGCTCACGGATCGGAGATCCAGGCAATCGACGACCTGACGCATCCCGCGTTTGCAGACTACCCCGAGGCGATAGACATCCCCTTAAACGCCGGAGATCTGGTCATCGCAGATGCGCGTGTCCTCCACGGCGCGTGGCCCAACCAGACAGCTGAACGCCGAACGCTGCTCCTTGCCTGGCACGACGTCTTTTCCTTTCCCAATCCGCCCAGTTGGTGGGACGGTGACGTACCCGAAGAGGTTCGGAATGCGAATCCCTCGAGCGAATACGAGAAATCCCACGAATTCAGGACACCCTCGCACTACCTCACCTGA
- a CDS encoding endonuclease/exonuclease/phosphatase family protein, with amino-acid sequence MADEKTIKFMTYNLKYASPTFEPPWEVRRDMQVALIRKHNPDIIGTQEGLKEQIDYLMDHLPEYVVIGEGRKGGDDDEHMAIFFKRDRFRLREMDSFQLSETPEVIGSGPDINPRMVTWARLAIINRPADRETSPYPMDYRGHWENNQEFYVFNTHLAPGEGMALARLNSARLIVERVRALDRFGEWTRPRPVFLLADFNARPGSDVYRTFVGDGVLKDSIEGGNGIDWILFRGDVEVRSYEVVDYNIDGVYPSDHKPVQVEFQILDH; translated from the coding sequence ATGGCCGACGAGAAGACGATCAAGTTTATGACTTACAACCTGAAATATGCCAGTCCCACGTTTGAGCCACCCTGGGAAGTACGGCGCGATATGCAAGTGGCACTGATTCGCAAACACAATCCTGACATCATTGGTACCCAGGAGGGCTTGAAGGAGCAGATCGACTATCTGATGGATCATTTGCCCGAATACGTGGTCATCGGAGAAGGCCGAAAGGGAGGGGATGATGACGAGCATATGGCCATCTTCTTCAAGCGCGACAGATTCCGACTCAGGGAAATGGACAGTTTTCAGCTATCGGAAACGCCGGAAGTCATCGGTAGCGGCCCTGACATCAATCCTCGTATGGTCACATGGGCCCGCCTCGCGATCATCAACAGACCGGCAGATAGAGAAACGAGTCCCTACCCAATGGACTACAGGGGGCACTGGGAGAATAATCAGGAATTTTATGTCTTCAACACGCATCTGGCCCCAGGCGAGGGAATGGCTCTGGCAAGGCTGAATAGTGCAAGATTAATCGTCGAGCGGGTCCGTGCGCTCGACCGGTTTGGTGAGTGGACCAGGCCCCGCCCTGTATTTCTGTTGGCAGATTTCAACGCAAGACCGGGGAGCGATGTCTATAGAACATTTGTCGGGGATGGCGTACTGAAAGACAGTATAGAAGGCGGCAACGGAATCGACTGGATTTTGTTCAGAGGGGACGTTGAGGTCCGCTCGTATGAGGTCGTGGACTACAATATCGACGGTGTTTATCCATCCGACCATAAACCGGTTCAGGTCGAATTTCAGATCCTTGATCATTAA
- a CDS encoding efflux RND transporter periplasmic adaptor subunit, with protein sequence MDSKKALIICFCILVVGAGITALIFMTEPTATRVAATKKTAMLVDVFEVQRGTYRPVIVATGTVEAEQDIILSPQVGGRVLSLSSTFTPGGFVKKGQVLLQIDPADYQNALLQKKSDLRRATADLNIEMGRQNVAQKDYQILNETLSGELEALVLRQPQLNAARARVEAAQAAVNQAELELQRTTIKAPFDAHILSRNANVGSLVSPRDNLGRLVGLDTYWVVTTVPLSKIPWLSFPSSEAEKGSLVQIRNRVTQKKGAYRTGSLHRLIGALAEKTRMAQVLVSVSDPLAHRDGSDHLSPLMIGAFVETHIEANEIPNVVRLARDYIRAGNTVWVMKDGLLRIRSVEIVFQDADYAYISDGLQDKDRVVTTNLSRVADGAELRVKSVGEEDPKTLGDTR encoded by the coding sequence GTGGATAGCAAAAAAGCGCTGATTATTTGTTTTTGTATTCTGGTTGTGGGTGCAGGTATTACTGCGCTGATTTTTATGACGGAGCCTACGGCGACTCGCGTTGCGGCGACTAAGAAAACCGCGATGCTCGTCGATGTGTTTGAGGTGCAACGCGGTACGTATCGCCCTGTGATTGTGGCGACGGGGACGGTTGAAGCAGAACAGGATATCATCTTGAGTCCACAAGTCGGTGGACGGGTACTTTCGCTGTCATCAACTTTTACGCCGGGTGGGTTTGTCAAAAAGGGTCAGGTACTGCTGCAGATTGATCCGGCAGATTATCAGAATGCACTTTTGCAAAAAAAGAGCGATCTGCGTCGTGCCACTGCTGATTTGAATATTGAGATGGGACGGCAGAATGTGGCGCAGAAAGATTATCAGATTCTGAATGAGACGCTGTCGGGTGAGCTTGAGGCGCTTGTGCTGCGCCAACCTCAGCTCAATGCAGCTCGGGCACGGGTAGAAGCGGCGCAGGCGGCAGTGAATCAGGCTGAACTGGAATTGCAGAGAACAACCATTAAAGCGCCTTTTGACGCGCACATTTTAAGTCGCAATGCCAATGTGGGTTCTCTGGTTTCCCCACGCGATAATCTCGGGCGTCTGGTTGGTCTGGATACATACTGGGTGGTGACGACCGTTCCGCTTTCCAAAATTCCGTGGCTTTCTTTTCCCAGCAGCGAGGCAGAAAAGGGATCGTTGGTGCAGATTCGCAATCGTGTGACCCAAAAAAAAGGTGCTTATCGCACAGGCTCTCTTCACAGACTCATTGGTGCATTGGCAGAAAAGACGCGTATGGCGCAGGTACTGGTTTCCGTTTCTGACCCGCTTGCTCATCGGGATGGATCTGATCATCTATCTCCGTTGATGATTGGCGCATTTGTCGAGACGCATATTGAGGCCAACGAAATTCCCAATGTGGTGCGTCTGGCACGCGATTATATCCGGGCTGGCAATACGGTCTGGGTGATGAAAGACGGTCTGTTGCGGATTCGGTCTGTTGAGATCGTTTTTCAAGATGCCGACTATGCTTATATATCGGATGGGTTGCAAGATAAGGATCGGGTGGTTACGACCAATTTGTCTCGAGTCGCTGATGGTGCAGAATTGCGTGTGAAAAGCGTTGGAGAGGAAGATCCTAAAACCCTGGGAGACACCCGGTGA
- a CDS encoding aldose 1-epimerase family protein, which yields MPKLFGRNFTRRQLLNRVGDISQLIYARRAERSEGFERGADLIDVFNASGLGFSVLPGRALDIASAHYKGQSLCFRSGPGDVGPAFYEPEGFKWGRGWFGGLVTSCGLDFVGHPEVDPEEENAEMPLHGRLSYIPAKNVGIEAGWEGSDYVVRIRGQMRQAEVFAENLELSREISTVLGERSIHIRDRIENLAVDRSPLMFVYHCNPGFPLLDEGTRLVLHSRESTEWTEDRPVGPEEYTVAKEPQPRAHDDVYVHRPHTDRRGRVHIGLLNEKLGLGLYWQFKRSEIPIVNHWQHFHKGTYVTGIEPGNCSVLGRAWNRKHGTLQYIEPGEVREFNMEIGVLDGADQMRDFEQKVERGLTR from the coding sequence ATGCCCAAGCTCTTCGGCCGCAACTTCACTCGCCGACAACTGCTCAACCGCGTCGGCGACATCAGCCAGCTTATCTACGCCCGCCGAGCCGAGCGCAGTGAAGGATTCGAGCGCGGCGCCGACCTCATCGACGTATTCAACGCTTCGGGCCTGGGGTTTTCCGTCTTGCCCGGCCGCGCCCTAGACATTGCCTCGGCCCACTACAAGGGCCAGTCGCTGTGCTTCCGCTCTGGACCCGGAGACGTCGGACCGGCCTTCTACGAGCCAGAGGGCTTCAAATGGGGACGCGGCTGGTTCGGCGGGCTAGTCACCTCTTGCGGCCTCGACTTTGTCGGCCACCCAGAAGTCGATCCCGAAGAAGAAAACGCCGAGATGCCACTGCACGGTCGCCTCTCGTACATACCGGCGAAGAACGTCGGCATTGAGGCGGGCTGGGAAGGCTCGGATTACGTCGTGCGCATCCGCGGCCAAATGCGACAGGCCGAGGTCTTTGCCGAGAATTTAGAGCTATCGCGCGAGATTTCGACCGTGCTCGGCGAGCGAAGCATCCACATCCGCGACCGCATCGAAAACCTCGCCGTTGACCGTTCGCCCCTCATGTTCGTGTATCACTGCAACCCCGGCTTCCCCCTCCTCGACGAAGGAACGCGCCTCGTCCTCCACAGCCGCGAGAGCACCGAGTGGACCGAGGACCGCCCCGTCGGTCCCGAGGAATACACCGTGGCCAAAGAGCCGCAACCGCGCGCCCACGACGATGTGTACGTGCATCGGCCCCACACCGACCGCCGGGGACGCGTCCACATCGGCCTGCTCAACGAAAAGCTCGGCTTGGGATTGTATTGGCAGTTCAAGCGCAGCGAGATCCCCATCGTCAACCACTGGCAGCACTTCCACAAGGGCACCTACGTCACCGGCATTGAGCCGGGCAACTGCTCGGTACTCGGTCGCGCCTGGAACCGCAAGCACGGGACTTTGCAGTACATTGAACCGGGCGAAGTGCGCGAGTTCAACATGGAAATCGGCGTGTTAGATGGGGCGGATCAGATGCGCGATTTTGAGCAGAAGGTCGAACGGGGCTTGACCAGGTAA